The following are from one region of the Candidatus Wallbacteria bacterium genome:
- a CDS encoding PolC-type DNA polymerase III: MPVYNLKPTHTECFDKALEKFQPETPEDNLRKCSIEFITYDSDESLLTFRLNLQDNISNQAELFLKKALAEIFPGYKEVRLSYRKKETPSFPTVKPTAEKATPQQKKNSSSQRAIMISELADFEGKQVTIYGEITQIEKIETKSGTSFIKLDVYDFTDSICVKTFKKDNFSSEKGDFVMVRGKVEFDKFEQEQVILAQRIEASEPAKRVDTAPEKRVELHMHSKLSAMDGMSDIGEIVATAREFGHKAIALTDHGVVQGYPDFYEKAREAGLKPIFGMEGYLIDDSDKKSDLKSARRNHINILVKNRTGLKNIYKLVSYSHLDDFYKKPRIRKSLLLSHREGLLLGTACEAGELTRAYLESPENTDRLRSIAGFYDFLEIMPKSNNLFLIREGKLHSEQDLERMNQAFFQLALDTGKLCVATGDSHYIHPHDAINREIIQFTQGYEESSNQAGLFFRTTDEMLAEFNYLGEEMSRLAVIVNPALIAAQIEEIAPIPKGFYPPKIANAEEELKKIVYENARMRYGDKLPEIVAKRLEKELTPICKHGFSDLYYIAHKIVKFSVNRGYQVGSRGSVGSSFVAAMADITEVNPLPPHYLCMDCGYSDFEHGIAVECGADLPDRNCPKCGVRCQKEGFLIPFEVFLGFEGDKVPDIDLNFSGEIQAEVHRYTESLFGANKSFKAGTINTFQDKAVKACIDKYVREKGIPLRKAEVRRLINECVGIKRTTGQHPGGIIVLPEDKEIFDFCPVQHPADDKGKQVITTHFDYHVMDKQLVKLDLLGHDNPTIIKMLEETTGLKADQIPLDDRETLKLFQDVKTLGVPEFGTSFVRQVLEDVKVKNFGDIVRVCGLTHGTDVWLNNAKNLVEKGKEFSSVITMRDDILKYLVSMKLPEKTAFEIMEFVRKGKFNKLKPEQIALMQENGVPEWYIESCRKIKYLFPKAHAVAYAVASFRIAYYKVHHPLAFYSTYFSIRPDVFDYESVICGREGIRKKINYISTLSKEEKTKRYEDLSGILEVAFEMCERGFDFLPISLESSDSNQFIVRNEGLTCPFSALDGVGSQAAINIVEAKKEKPFSSVEDLQIRAKLNNTVIEHLKKAHVFRDLPETEQLCFF; this comes from the coding sequence ATGCCTGTTTATAATTTGAAACCGACGCACACTGAATGTTTCGATAAAGCCCTGGAAAAGTTTCAACCTGAAACCCCTGAGGACAATCTCAGGAAATGCTCGATCGAATTCATCACTTATGATTCGGACGAATCTTTGCTTACTTTCCGGCTGAACCTGCAGGACAACATTTCCAATCAGGCAGAATTGTTTCTGAAAAAGGCACTCGCCGAGATTTTCCCGGGTTATAAGGAGGTCAGGCTCTCATATCGGAAGAAAGAAACACCTTCGTTTCCGACCGTCAAACCTACGGCAGAGAAAGCAACCCCCCAGCAGAAAAAAAATTCCTCTTCTCAACGGGCGATAATGATCTCCGAACTCGCTGATTTTGAAGGCAAGCAGGTCACGATTTACGGGGAGATAACTCAGATTGAAAAGATCGAGACTAAGAGCGGTACCAGTTTCATAAAGTTGGATGTCTATGATTTTACCGATTCCATTTGCGTGAAAACATTCAAGAAGGATAATTTTTCGAGTGAAAAGGGCGATTTCGTAATGGTGCGCGGCAAGGTGGAATTCGACAAATTTGAACAGGAGCAGGTAATCCTGGCGCAGAGGATCGAAGCTTCCGAACCCGCGAAGAGGGTGGATACTGCCCCGGAAAAAAGGGTTGAGCTGCATATGCACAGCAAGCTGTCCGCGATGGACGGCATGAGCGACATTGGAGAAATTGTTGCCACTGCCAGGGAATTCGGGCACAAGGCCATTGCTCTCACTGATCATGGGGTTGTACAGGGTTATCCTGATTTTTACGAAAAAGCTAGGGAGGCGGGACTCAAGCCGATTTTCGGCATGGAAGGTTATCTGATCGACGATTCAGACAAGAAGAGCGACCTGAAAAGCGCCAGGCGTAATCATATCAATATCCTGGTCAAGAACAGGACCGGCCTGAAAAATATTTATAAACTGGTTTCTTACTCCCATCTTGACGATTTCTACAAGAAACCGCGCATCAGGAAGAGCCTGCTGCTCTCTCACCGTGAGGGGCTGCTCCTGGGTACGGCCTGCGAAGCCGGAGAATTGACCAGAGCTTATCTGGAAAGCCCGGAAAATACCGATCGCCTCCGCTCAATTGCAGGATTCTACGATTTTCTGGAAATCATGCCCAAATCCAACAATTTGTTTCTGATACGGGAAGGCAAGCTGCACTCTGAACAAGACCTGGAAAGGATGAATCAGGCATTCTTCCAGCTGGCGCTGGATACGGGAAAGCTCTGCGTGGCGACCGGAGATTCCCATTACATCCACCCCCATGATGCGATCAACCGTGAAATCATACAATTTACTCAGGGATATGAAGAATCCTCCAATCAAGCCGGGTTATTTTTCCGCACTACAGACGAAATGCTCGCTGAATTCAATTACCTGGGTGAAGAAATGTCCAGACTGGCAGTGATTGTCAATCCTGCATTGATCGCGGCGCAGATCGAGGAGATTGCCCCGATCCCCAAGGGTTTCTACCCGCCAAAGATCGCCAATGCAGAGGAGGAGTTGAAAAAGATAGTCTATGAAAATGCCAGGATGCGTTATGGCGATAAGCTTCCAGAGATCGTGGCAAAGCGTCTGGAAAAAGAATTGACACCCATCTGCAAACATGGATTTTCCGATCTGTATTACATTGCACATAAGATAGTGAAATTTTCAGTTAACAGAGGCTATCAGGTTGGTTCAAGGGGGTCTGTCGGAAGCTCTTTCGTTGCAGCGATGGCCGACATCACTGAAGTCAACCCGCTGCCCCCGCATTATTTATGCATGGATTGTGGATATTCCGACTTTGAGCATGGAATCGCAGTTGAATGTGGAGCAGATCTGCCTGACAGGAATTGCCCGAAATGCGGGGTGAGGTGTCAAAAGGAAGGCTTTCTGATTCCTTTCGAAGTCTTTCTGGGCTTCGAGGGCGACAAAGTGCCTGATATAGACCTGAACTTTTCAGGGGAGATTCAGGCAGAGGTCCATCGTTACACGGAAAGCCTCTTCGGAGCCAATAAGAGTTTCAAAGCAGGCACTATCAACACATTCCAGGACAAGGCAGTCAAAGCCTGTATCGATAAATATGTCCGGGAAAAGGGGATCCCGCTGCGTAAGGCTGAGGTCAGGAGACTGATCAATGAATGCGTAGGCATCAAACGTACCACCGGCCAGCATCCAGGTGGAATCATCGTGCTTCCGGAAGACAAGGAGATTTTCGATTTCTGCCCTGTGCAGCATCCCGCTGATGACAAGGGCAAGCAAGTGATCACCACTCATTTCGATTATCATGTGATGGATAAGCAGCTGGTTAAGCTGGACCTGTTGGGGCACGACAATCCCACGATCATCAAGATGCTAGAGGAAACCACCGGTCTTAAAGCAGATCAGATCCCTCTTGACGACAGGGAAACTCTGAAACTTTTTCAGGACGTGAAGACTCTGGGAGTCCCGGAATTCGGCACTTCATTCGTACGCCAGGTGCTGGAAGACGTCAAGGTCAAGAATTTCGGCGACATTGTCAGGGTCTGCGGACTTACCCACGGCACGGATGTCTGGCTCAACAATGCTAAAAACCTGGTGGAAAAGGGCAAGGAATTTTCCAGTGTAATCACCATGAGGGACGACATTCTGAAATATCTGGTTTCAATGAAACTTCCTGAAAAGACAGCGTTCGAGATCATGGAATTTGTAAGAAAGGGTAAATTCAACAAACTTAAGCCGGAACAGATTGCATTAATGCAGGAAAATGGCGTTCCTGAGTGGTACATAGAGTCCTGCAGGAAAATCAAGTATCTTTTCCCCAAGGCTCACGCGGTGGCTTACGCGGTAGCCTCGTTCCGGATCGCCTATTACAAAGTCCATCATCCGCTGGCTTTTTATTCCACTTATTTTTCGATCAGGCCGGACGTTTTTGATTATGAGAGTGTGATCTGCGGTCGTGAGGGGATCAGGAAAAAAATCAATTATATCAGCACTCTTTCCAAGGAAGAAAAAACCAAACGATACGAGGATTTGTCGGGGATCCTGGAAGTGGCTTTTGAGATGTGTGAGCGAGGTTTCGATTTCCTGCCGATTTCCCTGGAGTCATCGGATTCGAACCAGTTTATCGTCAGGAATGAAGGTCTGACCTGCCCGTTTTCAGCCCTGGATGGGGTCGGATCTCAGGCTGCGATCAATATCGTCGAAGCCAAGAAGGAAAAACCGTTCAGTTCTGTGGAAGACTTGCAGATCAGGGCCAAGCTCAACAATACCGTGATCGAACACTTGAAAAAGGCTCATGTCTTCCGTGATCTGCCTGAGACTGAGCAATTGTGTTTCTTTTAG
- a CDS encoding 3'-5' exonuclease — translation MYKFLDYLEDDQKSCVLEDDIAVSAGAGAGKTRSLIYKIIHLIESRKIAPEKILVIAPDLFSIRCLKEEMELFLASSLSRIKFSTISALAIDFYRFLSGKKGTVYGYADLCENSELLLKLNEKKREEFLSNWLNFYQSGGDISKDEEFQKIRQEFEEKLSKLSISVPEKLIYDAYHSEKKKLDDFFLEKEFLILDGLELLTPAEYELFKTIADGKKIWVTTDGEYCITAGSRLSTARKDISITEARKGERLKCAAGFGKISEGRVEEIEKKNYQGLVIRISTKGGREVVVTPNHLMFARMSEGEGYRVALVRDKNGSWLSLLEHDFERNHSKKKEAIVRIWILRTFRDSSKALYYQQYLSCLYGIPFFSTVQRLKSSEVLKFKEALELDQKVERLKRDFFLYDSYPHYALQGPDGKHLKMIFFGGEFKERWHQHLLKLNADPKIFDRDLKPIKSKGENWYVQTEKKKFEDALKFGATLSSIETLETLKLIKATDGAPFQFMPASHVQSGMWIPVVCGDRIKEDTVASVDWMEYNGEVFDLNLPDYRNFVVEGIVVHNSSPAGFKGQFNSLNALIKDFPNLKTRKLTRNYRNNPQILSFANEFREEKMISSQTEESEPQSRIVLYNAHDEHGEVNYIIDKIQAIIFKEGRAYADFGILYRLPRQADVFAEQFNKKGIPHRIISSENYYIYKEIKDLISYLRVIFNTEDDLSLKRIINVPRRGIGERTIDLIEENMKKTGSSFYDSLKAVLQLKEFPLRFVKQVEGFRDLIEELIVDSGKFSPTEFVDVMIKKSDVISEISKVNSNKSFDAISNVKLFPEKMRAFFEGHADRSLIDFLDYLVIQNPLDDYCEENAILLTDYSIVHQLNFPVLFLPGLEDGITPYRLSQESKREMDLFLRALACGRERIFLSYASYRRLPGEQSSGKLTPFLSKCLGKIFTEEKEEQSADTRKAVADAGKKNIKAGVQIGDMVSHRMWGRGVITQIDGSGEEAMLTIEFENEGQKKLMMKYAPLQKM, via the coding sequence ATGTATAAGTTTCTGGATTACCTTGAAGATGATCAGAAGAGTTGCGTACTCGAAGATGACATTGCAGTTTCTGCAGGTGCAGGAGCCGGAAAAACCAGATCTCTCATCTATAAAATAATCCACCTGATCGAATCAAGGAAAATTGCTCCTGAGAAAATCCTGGTGATTGCCCCTGACCTGTTTTCGATCCGCTGCCTTAAAGAGGAAATGGAACTCTTTCTCGCTTCTTCACTCTCCAGGATCAAATTTTCCACCATTTCAGCTTTGGCAATTGATTTTTACCGGTTCCTGAGCGGAAAAAAAGGTACGGTTTACGGTTATGCAGATCTCTGCGAAAATTCGGAACTGCTGCTCAAACTGAACGAAAAGAAACGTGAAGAATTTCTCTCAAACTGGTTGAACTTTTACCAGAGTGGTGGTGATATCTCAAAAGACGAGGAATTTCAGAAAATCAGGCAGGAATTTGAAGAAAAACTCAGCAAACTGAGCATCTCTGTACCGGAAAAACTGATCTATGACGCCTATCATTCTGAAAAGAAGAAGCTGGATGATTTTTTCCTGGAAAAGGAATTCCTGATCCTGGACGGACTGGAATTACTGACACCTGCCGAATACGAACTGTTCAAAACAATCGCAGACGGCAAAAAAATCTGGGTCACTACAGACGGGGAATATTGCATTACAGCAGGCAGCAGACTTTCCACAGCCAGAAAAGACATCTCCATTACTGAAGCCCGTAAAGGTGAGCGGCTCAAATGCGCTGCCGGATTCGGCAAGATCAGCGAGGGACGAGTCGAGGAAATAGAGAAGAAGAATTATCAGGGACTGGTAATCAGAATTTCTACCAAAGGCGGCAGAGAGGTTGTGGTAACCCCGAACCATCTAATGTTTGCCCGCATGAGCGAGGGTGAAGGATATAGAGTCGCTCTGGTCAGGGACAAAAACGGCAGCTGGCTTTCATTGCTTGAACACGATTTTGAACGCAACCATTCCAAAAAAAAAGAAGCCATAGTCAGAATCTGGATTTTAAGGACTTTCCGGGATTCCTCCAAAGCCCTTTATTATCAACAATATCTTTCCTGCCTTTACGGGATCCCGTTTTTTTCGACAGTGCAGCGGTTGAAATCAAGCGAGGTTCTCAAATTTAAGGAAGCCCTGGAACTGGATCAGAAAGTGGAACGCCTCAAACGGGACTTTTTCCTCTATGATTCTTATCCCCATTATGCATTACAGGGTCCTGACGGCAAGCATCTGAAAATGATTTTTTTCGGCGGTGAATTCAAGGAACGCTGGCATCAGCATCTGCTTAAACTGAACGCTGATCCCAAGATTTTCGATCGCGATCTTAAGCCCATCAAATCCAAGGGTGAAAACTGGTATGTCCAGACTGAAAAGAAGAAATTCGAGGATGCCTTGAAGTTCGGCGCAACGCTCAGTTCAATCGAAACCCTGGAAACCCTCAAACTGATCAAGGCCACAGACGGAGCCCCGTTCCAGTTCATGCCGGCAAGCCATGTCCAATCCGGCATGTGGATCCCGGTAGTATGCGGGGACAGGATCAAAGAAGATACCGTTGCATCAGTGGACTGGATGGAATACAACGGTGAAGTATTTGACCTGAACCTTCCTGATTATAGAAATTTCGTGGTGGAAGGAATTGTGGTCCATAATTCTTCTCCTGCGGGATTCAAGGGGCAGTTCAACTCCCTGAATGCCCTTATAAAGGATTTTCCAAATCTGAAAACCCGGAAGCTTACCAGGAATTACAGGAACAATCCGCAGATACTGTCTTTTGCAAATGAATTCCGAGAGGAAAAAATGATATCTTCCCAGACTGAGGAATCCGAACCTCAATCCAGAATCGTTCTTTATAATGCCCACGACGAGCATGGTGAAGTAAATTATATCATCGACAAGATCCAGGCCATTATTTTCAAAGAAGGCCGGGCTTATGCAGATTTCGGGATTCTCTACCGCCTGCCCCGCCAGGCTGACGTTTTCGCGGAACAATTCAATAAGAAAGGCATTCCCCACCGGATCATCAGCAGCGAAAATTATTATATCTATAAAGAAATCAAGGATCTCATCTCATATTTGCGTGTGATTTTCAATACTGAAGATGATCTCAGCCTGAAGCGCATCATTAATGTACCACGGCGTGGAATCGGGGAACGGACCATTGACCTGATCGAAGAAAACATGAAGAAAACCGGCTCGTCTTTTTATGACTCTCTGAAAGCCGTGCTGCAGCTGAAAGAATTTCCCCTCAGATTCGTGAAACAGGTCGAAGGTTTCAGGGACCTGATTGAGGAACTGATCGTGGATTCAGGAAAATTTTCCCCGACCGAGTTTGTTGATGTAATGATCAAAAAGAGTGATGTGATCAGTGAGATCTCCAAAGTCAACAGCAACAAGTCCTTTGATGCGATCAGCAATGTCAAACTGTTCCCTGAAAAAATGCGCGCCTTTTTTGAAGGCCATGCCGATCGTAGTCTGATCGATTTTCTGGATTACCTAGTGATCCAGAATCCGCTTGATGATTATTGCGAGGAAAATGCGATCCTGCTTACTGATTATTCGATAGTCCACCAATTGAATTTTCCGGTGCTTTTCCTGCCCGGGCTTGAAGACGGGATTACACCCTACAGGCTTTCCCAGGAAAGTAAAAGAGAAATGGATCTGTTCCTGAGAGCTCTGGCTTGTGGGAGGGAGCGGATTTTTCTCAGTTACGCTTCCTATCGCAGGCTCCCTGGGGAGCAGAGCAGTGGAAAATTGACACCTTTCCTCTCCAAGTGTCTGGGCAAGATTTTTACGGAGGAAAAAGAAGAACAGTCCGCAGATACCAGAAAAGCAGTGGCTGACGCCGGTAAGAAAAACATTAAAGCCGGGGTTCAGATCGGAGACATGGTATCTCACAGGATGTGGGGTCGCGGCGTGATCACTCAGATCGACGGGTCAGGTGAAGAAGCCATGCTGACGATCGAGTTTGAGAACGAAGGTCAGAAAAAACTGATGATGAAATACGCGCCGCTGCAGAAGATGTGA